In one window of Chryseobacterium sp. JV274 DNA:
- a CDS encoding winged helix-turn-helix transcriptional regulator: MSQKNLTNKTSAEGREICPVQRFLKSISGKLKPEILSLAIKSTLRFSSLLREIEGSNKQSLSVALRELEEMNLLERVVIRQKPLHVEYNLTKKGKALIPIFQQLEGLV; encoded by the coding sequence ATGAGTCAAAAAAATCTGACTAATAAGACCTCAGCTGAGGGTAGAGAAATATGCCCCGTTCAAAGGTTTTTAAAATCCATTTCAGGGAAATTGAAACCGGAAATACTGAGTCTGGCAATCAAGTCAACGTTACGTTTTAGCAGTTTGCTTCGTGAAATAGAAGGATCTAATAAACAATCATTATCTGTCGCATTGAGAGAACTGGAAGAAATGAATTTATTGGAGAGAGTGGTCATCAGGCAGAAACCTTTACACGTAGAATATAATCTTACTAAAAAGGGAAAAGCATTAATCCCCATTTTTCAACAGTTGGAAGGTCTGGTATAA
- a CDS encoding T9SS type A sorting domain-containing protein, translating to MRKKTFLSIWAVLCSAASVYASPRGDTDWHFRNAPIILGSYIPVTTYNFDLDPLIVISQNVNEKGAVVMSGQLHKPVTTSDILISVKYQNAQGEWISVWCKTLYASNQYDENLNATFELPASVNSTYNLKVELGSETNNFSDITWNKAVSHYKFGDYTATACELDENEYTILFTPKKSGTVLFNPNGTVSGVKDRVKSQHLTKKLDDIVLSVNANGTLDNTNTNAPVINIENPNNLGTIVSSQKYIYQGSDTSPFEFSYHDPVYVFAGKFSSSGFFINFSNWFLPPEEGGEPWGRGYLDFTNPNALVNRYYNLYNYINEKLTDIIADQEPVVIVVSKITGFRVYKSTGQYITVNALSNYNTVNDFGYPPLYDKQRGPGSENFFLSNTPQASLYGIGAIRNRKVRADWNGPMRPLSEVEAEIKKFIKYVGIFGNSTAYDSPDCSNNCFAINAGAQADYTVADWTKAPNSYIFTGKDQDGNTVDGLYIPVKKAYEMWRSGNYMKGIDVPSGPVTADVLWEDNMGLIKSKENYTLDIIDSGENAKIKVPVNKVKKGNALISFKVNGEVFWSWHVWVTDDPTNGSTYKSYDDVKRQLSDGTVETIPNSEWGWMDRNLGAMGNSLTGAGWNRSGGLLYQWGRKDPFPSLTNNDASFYQITGSLGKIVYDDAISRVRFTDSPFNDYKNFNELIKFVNKSTANITDNIRVSVKNPLSLIYVNDNGTNNSPLSTYGTVNTVPYYYNWFGQVPGLQTDELSKVNLWSDNSLGVQAVDYTVSQPYRNKSSFDPCPNGWRLPSVLVASSTKNVRMDFTPFGPKVNSPLSALNLGRSNIFPGLSNLKTYLAGIKIYPQYGFDMTNVEGNNIGIFPGTGWIGRGIGGDTRYHTKAAFTDQLETYLWTSTMTTVSGYSSVASALRLIPSSDQIVNGFRPDETNYPDVYGVYSYKPSDDYPTNNAHACRCIKDPLFVKNNYDFKTTFFSESETYKVGLDNPNSYMITKSTADQVISIPVSKAFSVQSNYLGNTQILDAASFNNLKANILWTDNPAMVTQLTLDNPSSKDSNINVKVNANQSGNAVVTLHNGSVSNPVYWSWHIWVTNTSVNSFTHVNDTPITTDNYINYTQKGMIMKTSIMDRNLGAIDIMPSPYNPGVANDVNQLNRSQGLHYQWGRKDPLPIFTNISGSKYNISLGTTNNGVVTYSNFTEANYNSSNIVNYDTYKSSISTNDKIDVRIEKILGYSTANPLKFMVPTVKYPSRGANYANYNLASDWLFDTNYHGLYAERWGLGDKKSVFDPCPNGWRIPETGTGPTYKHPISGSSTIKTTPWSFKENFETPSYKDTNGAIKSGQIVGNTETGYYGSPIYSNLASPYGKTVGFVFNNSLYNVGNYPKSLTKGGRSVMYPDAAITFPYYSIGTLSGGIWYANLNGELTGRATYMSFDNFSRIMVKNADIDPYAAMSCRCVKQEDINIPRGPLPGIPVTPNTGFQARTAFSKTVIEEKVKDDKLVLYPNPVKDILYVEAKDNKDYYYQIYNMSGQLMKEGKFINKQTDVTSLLTGAYLVRINNSETIVKIIKK from the coding sequence ATGAGAAAAAAAACTTTCTTATCAATCTGGGCTGTATTATGCTCAGCAGCATCCGTTTACGCCTCTCCACGAGGTGATACGGACTGGCATTTTCGTAATGCCCCCATTATTTTGGGAAGCTATATTCCTGTAACTACCTACAATTTTGATCTGGATCCGCTGATCGTAATTTCACAAAACGTGAATGAAAAAGGAGCCGTTGTCATGAGCGGTCAGCTTCATAAACCTGTCACCACGAGTGATATTCTAATTTCCGTCAAATATCAGAATGCTCAGGGAGAATGGATCAGCGTGTGGTGTAAAACATTGTATGCAAGCAACCAGTATGATGAAAATCTTAATGCAACATTTGAATTGCCCGCTTCTGTAAACAGTACATACAATTTAAAAGTTGAGCTAGGCTCAGAGACTAACAACTTCTCTGACATCACATGGAATAAGGCTGTGAGCCATTACAAATTCGGAGATTATACTGCGACAGCTTGTGAACTGGATGAAAATGAATACACCATACTTTTCACCCCGAAAAAAAGCGGTACAGTATTATTTAATCCTAACGGAACTGTTTCCGGTGTAAAAGACCGGGTAAAATCACAGCATCTAACAAAGAAACTGGATGATATTGTTTTATCAGTCAATGCAAACGGTACATTAGATAACACGAATACCAATGCACCTGTCATCAACATTGAAAATCCTAATAATCTCGGTACGATTGTCAGCTCACAGAAATATATCTACCAGGGCAGTGATACAAGCCCTTTTGAGTTTTCATATCATGACCCTGTTTATGTATTTGCCGGTAAATTTTCAAGTTCGGGTTTCTTTATTAACTTCAGTAACTGGTTTTTACCTCCTGAAGAGGGCGGAGAACCCTGGGGCAGAGGGTATTTGGATTTTACAAACCCTAATGCTCTAGTTAACAGGTATTACAACCTTTACAATTACATCAACGAGAAACTGACTGACATTATTGCAGATCAAGAGCCTGTAGTTATTGTTGTAAGTAAAATAACAGGTTTCAGGGTATACAAATCTACCGGACAGTATATTACTGTGAATGCATTAAGCAATTATAATACAGTGAATGATTTCGGTTACCCTCCTTTATATGACAAACAGAGAGGACCCGGATCTGAAAACTTTTTCTTAAGCAATACTCCTCAAGCGTCATTATATGGTATCGGAGCCATCAGAAACAGAAAAGTACGTGCTGACTGGAACGGACCGATGAGACCACTTTCGGAAGTAGAAGCTGAAATCAAAAAATTCATAAAGTACGTAGGTATTTTTGGAAATTCCACGGCATATGATTCACCAGACTGCTCGAACAACTGCTTTGCAATCAACGCCGGAGCACAGGCTGACTATACAGTAGCAGACTGGACCAAAGCCCCCAACAGCTATATTTTCACAGGTAAAGATCAGGATGGCAATACGGTAGACGGATTGTATATTCCTGTAAAAAAAGCCTATGAAATGTGGCGAAGCGGGAATTATATGAAAGGTATTGATGTGCCTTCCGGACCGGTAACAGCGGATGTTTTATGGGAAGACAATATGGGATTGATAAAATCTAAAGAAAATTATACTTTGGATATTATAGATTCAGGTGAAAATGCAAAAATTAAAGTACCTGTCAATAAAGTAAAAAAAGGAAATGCATTGATTTCTTTTAAGGTAAATGGAGAAGTTTTCTGGTCATGGCACGTTTGGGTAACAGATGACCCAACAAATGGCTCTACCTATAAAAGCTATGATGATGTAAAAAGACAATTAAGCGACGGAACCGTAGAGACTATTCCAAATTCTGAATGGGGCTGGATGGACAGGAACCTTGGTGCAATGGGGAATTCTCTTACTGGAGCAGGATGGAACAGAAGCGGCGGATTATTATACCAATGGGGAAGAAAAGATCCTTTTCCATCATTGACAAATAATGATGCCAGTTTCTATCAAATAACCGGAAGCTTAGGAAAAATTGTATATGACGATGCTATATCAAGAGTAAGATTTACCGACAGTCCTTTTAATGATTATAAAAATTTTAATGAATTAATAAAGTTTGTCAATAAATCTACAGCCAACATAACAGATAATATCAGAGTATCAGTAAAAAATCCTCTGAGCCTGATCTATGTAAATGATAATGGTACTAATAACTCTCCTCTTTCCACCTATGGTACTGTAAATACGGTGCCTTACTATTACAACTGGTTTGGGCAGGTACCAGGGTTACAAACTGATGAACTCAGTAAAGTGAACTTATGGTCTGATAATTCACTGGGAGTACAGGCAGTAGATTATACTGTTTCACAACCTTACAGAAATAAGTCTTCTTTTGACCCATGTCCTAACGGATGGAGGTTACCTTCAGTGTTGGTTGCATCATCAACAAAAAATGTAAGAATGGATTTTACGCCTTTCGGGCCTAAAGTAAACAGCCCGCTTTCCGCTTTAAATCTTGGCAGATCAAATATTTTCCCGGGATTGTCTAATCTGAAAACATATCTTGCCGGTATCAAAATATATCCTCAGTATGGTTTTGATATGACGAATGTAGAAGGTAACAATATTGGTATATTCCCAGGAACCGGCTGGATAGGAAGAGGAATAGGCGGAGATACCAGATATCATACTAAAGCAGCCTTCACAGACCAGCTTGAAACCTATTTGTGGACTTCAACAATGACTACAGTTTCCGGGTATTCCTCAGTAGCCAGTGCATTAAGGTTAATTCCATCTTCGGATCAGATAGTGAATGGTTTCAGACCAGATGAAACTAATTATCCGGATGTTTATGGTGTTTACAGCTATAAACCATCTGATGATTATCCAACTAACAATGCACATGCATGCCGATGTATTAAGGATCCGCTATTTGTAAAAAATAACTACGACTTCAAAACCACTTTCTTTAGTGAATCTGAAACATACAAAGTAGGATTAGATAACCCTAATAGTTATATGATTACAAAATCTACAGCAGATCAGGTAATTTCAATCCCGGTGAGTAAAGCTTTTTCTGTACAAAGTAATTATTTAGGCAATACTCAGATTCTGGATGCTGCAAGTTTTAATAATTTAAAAGCGAATATCCTTTGGACAGATAATCCTGCTATGGTAACCCAATTGACTCTGGACAATCCATCTTCCAAAGATTCCAATATCAATGTGAAGGTAAACGCCAATCAGTCTGGAAATGCAGTAGTTACTTTACACAATGGTTCAGTGAGTAATCCTGTTTACTGGAGCTGGCACATCTGGGTAACCAATACATCCGTAAATTCTTTTACCCATGTAAATGATACTCCAATCACGACTGATAATTACATCAACTATACTCAGAAAGGAATGATCATGAAAACATCCATCATGGATAGGAATTTAGGAGCTATTGACATTATGCCGAGCCCTTATAATCCAGGGGTAGCAAATGATGTTAATCAACTTAATCGTTCGCAAGGATTACACTATCAATGGGGTAGAAAAGATCCTCTTCCTATATTTACTAATATAAGCGGTTCTAAGTATAATATATCACTGGGTACTACTAATAATGGAGTTGTAACCTATTCAAATTTTACTGAGGCGAACTATAATTCAAGTAATATAGTAAATTATGACACTTATAAAAGCAGTATTAGTACCAATGATAAAATAGATGTAAGAATAGAAAAAATTCTGGGGTATTCTACAGCAAACCCTTTAAAGTTTATGGTACCAACAGTTAAGTATCCGTCACGTGGAGCTAATTATGCTAATTATAATCTTGCTTCAGATTGGTTGTTTGACACTAACTATCATGGGTTATATGCTGAACGATGGGGATTAGGTGATAAAAAATCTGTTTTTGATCCTTGCCCGAATGGATGGAGAATACCGGAGACTGGTACAGGTCCTACATATAAACATCCGATCAGTGGGTCTTCTACCATAAAAACTACCCCGTGGAGCTTTAAAGAAAACTTTGAAACGCCATCGTATAAAGATACTAATGGTGCAATAAAATCTGGTCAGATTGTAGGTAATACAGAGACTGGTTATTATGGATCACCTATTTATAGCAATCTCGCCAGTCCTTATGGTAAAACAGTAGGATTTGTATTTAATAACAGTTTATATAATGTAGGAAATTATCCGAAAAGTCTTACAAAAGGCGGCAGAAGTGTAATGTATCCTGATGCGGCAATTACATTCCCTTATTATAGTATTGGTACTTTATCAGGTGGAATCTGGTATGCTAATTTAAATGGAGAACTGACAGGCAGAGCTACTTATATGTCTTTCGATAATTTTTCCAGAATTATGGTGAAAAATGCTGATATTGATCCTTATGCAGCTATGAGCTGCAGATGTGTGAAGCAGGAAGATATCAATATTCCAAGAGGACCGCTGCCAGGTATTCCTGTAACACCAAACACCGGTTTTCAGGCCAGAACTGCTTTCAGTAAAACGGTTATCGAGGAAAAAGTAAAAGACGATAAGCTTGTTCTATATCCTAATCCTGTAAAAGATATCCTGTATGTTGAAGCTAAAGACAATAAGGACTATTATTATCAGATTTATAATATGTCCGGACAGTTGATGAAAGAAGGTAAATTTATCAATAAACAAACAGATGTTACTTCACTATTAACCGGAGCTTATCTGGTAAGAATCAACAATTCTGAAACTATTGTAAAAATTATTAAAAAGTAA
- a CDS encoding phosphatidylinositol-specific phospholipase C domain-containing protein, translating to MKKYMYGAAFCMTALLQAQDKCQNIRINQLQIVGTHNSYAQPADPKVLDLVTPIINGMMQKYSSMMSEEQKAKFKEYHPYGMDLKEGLNYNHPDFTEQLNANLRGLEIDVYYDPEGGRFSHPATYETLKAKGVTDLASFNTAGMDQPGFKVLHMADIDFRTHYPTLKDALTALKTWSDQHPDHTPVFMMIEAKDSGFPILENSTKVLPFDKKAYDDLDGEIVKYLGKDKIITPKEVQGKYSTLREAVTHNNWPKLNDSKGKFIFMLLPGSAGTLSSKNNPYLIDGSLKERVMFLNSEPDDSFAGFILRDNAIVRQKEIQNLVKQGFMVRTRSDIETYEAKTNDFTRSKAASSSGAQVISTDFFRPGNTYGTPYFVQPPQGKDYLNNPLNSSCK from the coding sequence ATGAAAAAGTATATGTATGGAGCTGCATTTTGTATGACAGCACTGCTGCAGGCACAGGATAAATGCCAGAATATAAGAATCAATCAACTGCAGATTGTAGGAACTCATAATTCATACGCCCAGCCGGCAGATCCTAAAGTGCTGGATCTGGTAACTCCTATCATCAACGGAATGATGCAGAAATACAGCAGTATGATGTCTGAAGAGCAAAAAGCTAAATTTAAAGAGTATCACCCCTATGGAATGGACTTGAAAGAAGGACTGAATTATAATCATCCTGACTTCACGGAACAGCTCAACGCCAATCTTAGAGGCCTGGAAATAGATGTCTATTATGATCCGGAAGGTGGCAGATTCAGCCATCCTGCCACGTATGAAACATTAAAGGCAAAAGGAGTAACAGATCTGGCTTCTTTTAATACAGCAGGGATGGATCAGCCTGGTTTTAAAGTATTGCATATGGCAGATATTGATTTCAGAACTCATTATCCGACTTTGAAAGATGCGCTTACCGCTCTTAAAACATGGTCTGATCAACATCCTGATCACACTCCGGTTTTTATGATGATCGAAGCCAAAGATTCAGGTTTCCCGATTCTTGAAAACAGTACAAAAGTCCTTCCTTTTGATAAAAAAGCCTACGATGATCTGGATGGAGAAATTGTAAAATACCTTGGAAAGGACAAGATCATCACTCCAAAAGAAGTTCAGGGTAAATACTCTACACTCAGGGAAGCTGTAACCCACAATAACTGGCCTAAGCTGAATGACAGTAAGGGAAAATTCATTTTTATGCTGCTTCCCGGAAGTGCGGGAACTTTATCTTCAAAAAATAACCCTTACCTCATAGACGGTTCATTAAAAGAAAGAGTCATGTTCCTAAACAGTGAGCCTGATGATTCTTTCGCAGGATTTATCCTACGGGATAATGCTATTGTAAGACAGAAAGAGATACAGAATCTGGTAAAGCAGGGTTTTATGGTCAGAACCAGATCAGATATTGAAACCTACGAAGCAAAAACTAATGATTTTACACGATCTAAGGCAGCATCCAGCAGCGGTGCCCAGGTAATTTCCACCGACTTTTTCCGCCCGGGAAATACGTATGGAACACCTTATTTTGTACAGCCGCCACAAGGGAAAGATTATCTTAACAACCCTTTGAATTCTTCATGTAAATAA